In the Candidatus Electrothrix sp. GW3-4 genome, one interval contains:
- the acnA gene encoding aconitate hydratase AcnA produces MSNQEFLREISIHGTSYRFYNIQLLTDKGVNVARLPFSIRVLVENILRNMNGGTVTEKDLEQISGWKPWYIEPVEIPYHPGRVLMQDFTGVPAVVDLAAMRDAIKEQGGDPQKINPLIPVDLVVDHSVQVDYYGTPQALEQNVAKEYERNSERYAFLKWAQRNFDNFKAVPPNSGICHQVNLEYLAQVVMAEPKHNPDDPPLLYPDTLVGTDSHTTMINGAGVMGWGVGGIEAEAVMLGQPYFMSIPEVVGVRLTGKLRPGVTTTDLALTITQLLREQKVVEKFVEFFGPGSKKLNVMDRATIANMSPEYGATMGFFPVDEQTIQYLEMTNRAEQARITEAYSRETGLFYTGEETPEYSKVIHLDLSFVEPCLAGPSRPQDRIPLSGLKSTVFPEEEQKSISVQVGEQEMTLSNGSIVIAAITSCTNTSNPFVLIGAALLAKKAVARGLTVPPQVKTSFAPGSTVVADYLRKADLLSPLEKLGFHIAAFGCTTCIGNSGPLDPALEQAITDNALSVASVLSGNRNFEARIHQKIKGNFLASPMLVVAFALCGRIDMDLEKEPLGQDTKGEPVFLRDIWPDEDKIQSLLNKHFSDELFQHNYATIFDGDTRWQAMPVAGENTFPWDESSNYIKKPPYFNEFQQEISSGEDSIKARALLLLTDSVTTDHISPAGAIPEAYPAGQYLLGQGVNKEEFNSYGSRRGNHEVMMRGTFGNIRIKNRLVAPKEGSFTRKFPENEEMPVYEAAMKYQQEGTPLVVLAGKEYGTGSSRDWAAKGTQLLGVKAVIAESYERIHRSNLVGMGVLPLQFSDGENWQSIGLDGSELFVLTGLREVKPGKSLLVRAEKADSTAVEFTVLAKLNTNIEVTYYQQGGILPYVLRKLLH; encoded by the coding sequence ATGAGCAATCAGGAATTCTTGCGAGAAATCAGCATTCATGGAACATCGTACAGGTTCTATAATATTCAGCTGCTGACTGATAAAGGGGTAAATGTCGCCCGTCTGCCTTTTTCCATCCGGGTGCTGGTGGAAAATATCCTCCGAAATATGAACGGGGGCACCGTGACCGAGAAAGATCTGGAGCAGATCAGTGGCTGGAAGCCCTGGTATATTGAGCCAGTGGAGATTCCCTATCATCCTGGTCGGGTTCTGATGCAGGATTTCACAGGGGTACCAGCGGTGGTGGATCTGGCCGCAATGCGGGATGCCATCAAAGAGCAGGGAGGTGATCCGCAAAAGATCAATCCGCTAATTCCAGTCGATTTGGTGGTTGATCACTCAGTACAGGTGGATTATTACGGGACGCCCCAGGCCTTGGAGCAGAACGTGGCTAAGGAATATGAGCGCAATAGCGAGCGCTATGCCTTTCTGAAATGGGCGCAGCGAAATTTTGATAATTTTAAGGCCGTACCCCCTAACTCGGGTATTTGCCATCAGGTAAACCTGGAGTATCTCGCCCAGGTGGTGATGGCCGAACCAAAGCATAATCCGGATGATCCACCGCTGCTCTATCCAGACACCTTGGTTGGTACTGATTCCCACACCACTATGATCAACGGTGCCGGGGTCATGGGTTGGGGAGTAGGAGGGATTGAGGCAGAGGCGGTGATGCTGGGACAACCCTATTTCATGTCTATCCCTGAGGTGGTGGGCGTGCGCCTGACCGGCAAGCTCAGGCCCGGTGTGACTACCACGGATCTGGCCCTGACGATCACTCAGCTCTTACGGGAGCAGAAGGTGGTAGAGAAGTTTGTTGAGTTCTTTGGCCCAGGCAGCAAAAAACTCAATGTCATGGATCGGGCCACCATTGCCAATATGAGCCCGGAATACGGGGCCACCATGGGCTTTTTTCCGGTGGATGAGCAAACCATTCAGTATCTGGAGATGACCAACCGGGCAGAACAGGCACGCATCACCGAAGCCTATAGCAGAGAGACGGGCTTATTTTATACTGGTGAGGAAACGCCTGAGTACAGCAAGGTCATTCATCTGGATTTGTCCTTTGTTGAACCCTGCTTGGCCGGGCCTTCTCGCCCCCAGGACAGGATTCCCCTGAGCGGGCTCAAATCCACGGTGTTTCCTGAGGAGGAGCAGAAAAGTATCTCCGTGCAGGTTGGTGAGCAGGAGATGACGCTAAGTAACGGTAGTATTGTTATCGCGGCCATTACCTCCTGCACTAACACCTCAAATCCCTTTGTCCTGATCGGCGCGGCCTTGCTGGCCAAGAAGGCTGTTGCCAGAGGTCTAACGGTGCCACCTCAGGTCAAGACCTCTTTTGCTCCTGGGTCCACAGTGGTTGCGGATTATCTTCGCAAGGCAGACTTGCTCAGCCCCTTGGAGAAACTCGGCTTTCATATCGCGGCCTTTGGTTGCACCACCTGTATTGGTAATAGCGGCCCCCTGGATCCCGCTCTTGAGCAGGCCATCACCGATAATGCCTTGTCGGTGGCCTCAGTGCTTTCCGGTAATCGCAATTTCGAGGCCCGGATTCACCAGAAGATCAAAGGGAATTTTCTGGCCTCCCCCATGCTGGTGGTCGCCTTTGCCCTCTGCGGTCGCATTGATATGGACCTGGAAAAGGAGCCGCTGGGACAGGATACCAAGGGAGAACCGGTTTTCCTCCGTGATATCTGGCCTGATGAGGATAAAATTCAATCGCTTCTCAATAAGCATTTCAGCGATGAACTCTTTCAGCACAACTATGCCACTATATTTGACGGCGACACTCGCTGGCAGGCGATGCCAGTTGCCGGGGAAAACACCTTTCCCTGGGATGAATCCTCCAACTATATCAAGAAGCCGCCCTATTTTAACGAGTTCCAGCAGGAGATTTCCTCAGGTGAAGACAGCATAAAGGCACGGGCCCTCCTTCTCTTGACTGACTCCGTGACCACAGACCATATCTCTCCGGCAGGGGCTATCCCGGAGGCCTATCCTGCTGGCCAGTATTTATTAGGGCAGGGGGTGAACAAGGAGGAATTTAACTCCTATGGTTCACGACGTGGTAACCATGAGGTGATGATGCGGGGTACCTTTGGTAATATCAGAATAAAAAATCGACTGGTTGCGCCCAAAGAGGGCAGCTTTACCCGAAAATTTCCTGAGAATGAAGAGATGCCGGTTTATGAGGCGGCCATGAAATATCAGCAGGAAGGAACACCTTTGGTGGTGCTGGCAGGCAAGGAATACGGTACCGGTTCCTCCCGTGACTGGGCTGCCAAGGGAACTCAGCTGCTTGGGGTCAAGGCGGTGATCGCTGAATCCTACGAGCGAATCCATCGCAGCAACCTGGTGGGCATGGGGGTGCTGCCTCTTCAGTTCAGTGACGGGGAAAATTGGCAGAGTATCGGTCTGGACGGATCAGAGCTCTTTGTTTTGACTGGACTCCGTGAAGTGAAACCGGGAAAATCTCTGCTCGTGCGGGCGGAAAAGGCTGACAGCACTGCCGTTGAATTCACAGTCCTCGCCAAGCTGAATACGAATATAGAGGTGACCTATTATCAACAAGGGGGAATTCTGCCCTATGTGTTGAGGAAGTTGCTGCATTGA
- a CDS encoding esterase-like activity of phytase family protein, with amino-acid sequence MKKNRAIVLLAAAWGGLLMTPTANATAPSCTSGPCAWPVSPSNTLLFTKDSGTDFEPSGLSWAGGYLYIVSDNGKLARVSLGANNNTGKALDYQDMNKVDSLVDTDFEGMTSVGGALFLNVEGDESSIMPTIYEYYPNPDPKKSNRLSAGSNANIGQNWQLTDLPHNGKRGEGGMEGMTFVPDGKHPFPDSTGGFNGLFLAATQAEKGKGKIYAYDLEQNGTRVMRAGIITESVLKTAAISALFYSSTYDTLFVLYDEGYDRKDNNGAFLLQEIRMTPPTGMSSHGTVSQIFLTQPLSPAGTVLQGIEGVALSGHDLFIAIDQKKFEARHNGTCTNDSCSRFTNIVYRYRHYPQH; translated from the coding sequence ATGAAAAAAAATCGTGCTATAGTATTGTTGGCTGCCGCTTGGGGGGGATTGCTGATGACTCCGACTGCAAACGCCACGGCCCCTTCCTGCACATCCGGGCCGTGCGCGTGGCCCGTAAGCCCAAGCAACACCCTGCTGTTTACAAAGGATTCCGGGACTGACTTCGAACCGAGCGGTTTATCCTGGGCAGGCGGCTATCTGTATATAGTAAGCGACAACGGCAAGCTCGCCCGGGTCAGCCTGGGGGCAAACAACAACACGGGCAAGGCCCTTGATTACCAGGATATGAATAAGGTCGATTCGCTGGTGGATACCGATTTTGAAGGCATGACTTCCGTTGGTGGCGCACTCTTTCTCAATGTTGAAGGAGATGAAAGCTCGATTATGCCAACAATCTACGAGTATTATCCCAACCCTGATCCGAAAAAAAGCAATCGGCTATCAGCAGGGTCGAATGCCAATATCGGTCAAAATTGGCAGCTCACTGATCTTCCCCATAATGGCAAGAGAGGGGAAGGAGGGATGGAGGGGATGACCTTTGTGCCGGATGGAAAACACCCCTTTCCTGATTCGACAGGCGGCTTCAATGGCTTATTCTTGGCTGCCACCCAGGCAGAGAAGGGGAAAGGGAAAATATATGCGTACGACCTGGAACAAAACGGGACCAGGGTCATGCGTGCCGGAATCATTACAGAATCAGTACTGAAAACAGCAGCCATTTCAGCATTATTTTACTCCTCGACCTATGATACCCTCTTTGTCTTATATGATGAGGGATATGACCGAAAAGATAATAACGGAGCCTTCCTGCTCCAGGAAATCAGGATGACGCCGCCGACCGGTATGTCGTCCCACGGTACGGTCAGCCAAATTTTTTTAACCCAGCCCTTGTCGCCCGCTGGAACAGTGTTGCAAGGCATTGAGGGCGTTGCCCTGTCCGGTCACGATCTCTTTATCGCGATTGATCAAAAAAAGTTCGAAGCGCGGCATAACGGCACCTGCACAAACGACAGTTGCTCCAGATTCACGAATATTGTTTATCGGTACAGGCATTATCCGCAACATTGA
- a CDS encoding thiamine pyrophosphate-binding protein: MNTAEMIVEILGRTGVKYLFGVPGSAIEDLNTALDNNPYDIIPIVSKHEEGAAFMADGYARVSGRLGVCYATAGPGASNLITGLISSYVDQIPILALTGQVATSLFGKGAFQESGSEQIDLMRIFSSFTKYSRILISEGRAQYMLLKAIRLALSNPGGPVHLNLPADIMKRPVELRESLLSTGTEETRLFDVERVDKVAELLAEARRPAIIAGWGVYLSQAMPELLQLAERLQIPVATSPKAKGVFPESHELSLGVLGFAGSPLAKEYLIDNDVDVLLAVGTSFSEMMTNGWDEHLQPSEHLIHLDVDIEKIGKNYRASHHMVGDPQINLKMLAQAVEGVALKKNHSAHHNQHLQGLRQRHTPKETFTSGNDLYHPAQLMFDIQKFFPENCIFFADIGTSMAWAIRYMSIVHPGSFFVSLGYGSMGYAVAAPVGARLASPDRPVVAMVGDGSFLMNGFEVATAVNYKIPVIWVVLNNAMLGMIYHGRHLVKETIPDVMSTCFQRVDYVKIAEGLGARGIHLDGKVTLTASLVEDILSAQVPTVLDVWIDDQAVPPIQSRINTMDTHFS, encoded by the coding sequence ATGAATACCGCTGAGATGATTGTCGAAATATTAGGTCGAACCGGAGTAAAATACTTGTTCGGCGTACCTGGATCTGCCATTGAAGATCTCAATACCGCCCTGGACAACAACCCGTATGATATTATTCCCATTGTCAGCAAACACGAGGAAGGTGCCGCCTTCATGGCTGACGGCTATGCCCGTGTCTCGGGCAGGCTCGGCGTATGTTATGCCACAGCCGGTCCTGGAGCTTCCAATCTCATCACCGGCCTGATATCATCATATGTCGACCAGATTCCGATACTGGCCCTGACCGGTCAAGTGGCCACATCGCTCTTCGGTAAAGGGGCCTTTCAGGAATCTGGATCAGAACAGATTGATCTCATGCGGATATTCAGCAGTTTTACAAAATATAGCAGAATACTGATCTCTGAGGGCCGTGCTCAATATATGCTACTCAAGGCCATTCGTCTCGCCTTGAGCAATCCAGGCGGCCCTGTGCATCTCAACCTGCCCGCCGACATTATGAAACGACCTGTCGAACTACGGGAATCTCTCCTATCAACAGGCACCGAAGAAACACGCCTTTTCGACGTGGAACGGGTGGATAAGGTGGCTGAACTCCTTGCTGAGGCCCGACGTCCGGCAATCATCGCCGGTTGGGGAGTCTATCTTTCTCAAGCCATGCCGGAGCTTCTGCAACTGGCCGAACGACTCCAGATTCCGGTGGCCACTTCTCCAAAGGCCAAAGGAGTGTTCCCGGAATCCCATGAACTCTCCTTAGGGGTTCTGGGATTTGCAGGCTCTCCCCTGGCCAAGGAATATCTCATTGACAATGATGTGGATGTCCTTCTGGCAGTGGGGACCAGTTTCAGTGAGATGATGACTAACGGCTGGGATGAGCATCTCCAGCCCAGCGAACATCTGATTCATCTGGATGTTGATATCGAAAAGATAGGAAAGAATTATCGCGCATCACACCACATGGTAGGTGATCCACAAATAAATCTTAAAATGCTTGCCCAGGCGGTAGAAGGGGTTGCGCTGAAAAAAAATCACAGCGCCCACCATAACCAACATCTGCAAGGTCTACGGCAACGCCATACTCCAAAGGAAACGTTCACATCAGGAAACGACCTTTATCATCCTGCACAATTAATGTTTGATATTCAAAAATTTTTCCCGGAAAATTGTATATTCTTTGCAGACATCGGCACCTCTATGGCTTGGGCCATTCGTTATATGAGCATTGTTCACCCCGGTTCATTTTTTGTTTCCCTGGGCTACGGCTCCATGGGGTATGCCGTTGCCGCGCCTGTGGGAGCTCGTTTAGCGTCACCCGATCGTCCGGTAGTGGCCATGGTTGGGGACGGTTCCTTTCTGATGAACGGTTTCGAGGTGGCCACAGCAGTCAACTACAAAATTCCGGTGATCTGGGTGGTCTTGAACAATGCCATGCTCGGCATGATATATCACGGTCGACATCTCGTGAAAGAAACCATCCCAGATGTCATGAGCACTTGTTTTCAAAGGGTCGATTATGTCAAAATTGCTGAAGGACTGGGAGCGCGCGGTATACATCTCGACGGCAAAGTTACCTTGACCGCCTCGTTGGTTGAGGATATCCTGAGCGCACAGGTTCCAACGGTCCTTGATGTGTGGATCGATGACCAAGCCGTGCCGCCCATCCAAAGTCGTATCAACACGATGGACACTCATTTTTCTTAA
- a CDS encoding SDR family oxidoreductase, with product MKKTALITGGNSGIGYATATLLKKKGYSVVISGRHRDRVKRAAAEIGVEYILADMAKLDDIKRLSLPFQDEGLDVLINNAAIAKFIPLSRLSPSDYSFFFNTNIRGPLELIREVLPALEKRQGRITNISSIAVNRGLLNGSLYAATKGALEATTRSLALELAPKKIRVNAVAPGAIDTPLAAKTGRSKEELARRRTMLEQIIPLQRYGRAEEVAQVVWAQLEATYVTGSVWLVDGGANIL from the coding sequence ATGAAAAAAACAGCTTTGATAACAGGTGGCAACTCCGGCATCGGTTACGCAACAGCTACTTTGTTAAAGAAAAAGGGATATTCGGTTGTTATATCCGGTCGTCACAGGGACAGGGTAAAGAGAGCTGCTGCGGAGATAGGGGTTGAATATATACTTGCCGATATGGCTAAACTTGATGATATTAAGCGTTTGTCCCTTCCGTTTCAGGATGAGGGTTTAGATGTCTTGATAAACAATGCTGCCATAGCGAAGTTTATTCCGTTAAGTAGATTATCCCCTTCTGACTATTCATTTTTTTTCAACACCAATATTCGAGGTCCCTTGGAATTAATCCGAGAAGTCTTACCGGCTTTGGAAAAAAGACAGGGACGCATCACCAATATTTCTTCCATAGCCGTTAACAGGGGACTGCTCAACGGTTCACTTTACGCTGCAACCAAGGGGGCCCTGGAAGCCACCACCCGAAGCCTTGCCTTGGAACTGGCCCCGAAAAAGATTCGCGTTAATGCCGTTGCCCCTGGTGCCATTGATACGCCCTTGGCAGCAAAAACAGGGCGCAGTAAAGAGGAACTTGCGAGACGAAGGACCATGCTGGAGCAGATCATTCCCCTGCAACGCTATGGTCGAGCCGAAGAAGTTGCTCAAGTGGTATGGGCCCAGCTGGAAGCAACCTATGTGACAGGCAGTGTCTGGCTGGTTGACGGGGGTGCCAATATCTTATGA
- a CDS encoding methyltransferase — MKFEISNIQKPCVDDSPLLNVLYGLAGAQALFVAHNMNLFKLLSKKPLSIVEICEEYNIAPRAAQAMLSMLVSQNFIGLTKEKRYTLTDISKDYLLEESPTYFGSILDRGWQLSEVYSFESFKKALMTNRAQVYGGEDLFETNEKKAEFAKGFTKSMHCKSMGPASAWPSIVDLTDNICMLDVGGGSGAHSIGAVLSWPRLQAIVYDRAVVCDVAKEFINKFRLQDKIRTYAGDMWQDNFPEADLHFYSDIFHDWTPKQCTFLTEKSFESLKPGGRIIIHEMLFDDDKTGPYPVAAYNIFMLLWAKGQQFSAKELNELLRTVGFIDIKAQKTGFGDWSIITGRKPA; from the coding sequence TTGAAATTTGAAATTTCAAATATTCAAAAACCCTGCGTAGACGATAGCCCCTTGCTGAATGTTTTATATGGCCTTGCAGGGGCACAAGCCTTGTTTGTTGCCCATAATATGAACCTATTTAAATTGCTTTCAAAGAAACCCTTAAGCATTGTAGAAATTTGCGAGGAATACAATATTGCTCCTCGTGCCGCCCAAGCCATGCTGTCTATGCTGGTAAGTCAAAACTTCATAGGTCTCACCAAAGAAAAACGTTATACTCTGACCGATATATCAAAAGATTATCTCCTTGAGGAAAGCCCGACGTATTTTGGCAGCATTCTGGACAGGGGGTGGCAGTTGAGTGAGGTCTATTCGTTTGAAAGTTTTAAAAAGGCCCTTATGACCAATAGAGCCCAAGTGTATGGAGGTGAAGATCTTTTTGAGACCAATGAAAAGAAAGCAGAATTCGCTAAGGGGTTCACCAAATCAATGCACTGTAAAAGCATGGGGCCTGCTTCTGCTTGGCCTTCTATTGTAGACCTTACTGATAACATATGCATGTTAGATGTTGGGGGGGGCTCAGGAGCGCATTCCATCGGGGCAGTTCTTTCCTGGCCCAGATTACAAGCGATTGTTTATGACAGAGCTGTAGTTTGTGATGTCGCTAAAGAATTTATCAACAAATTTCGCCTACAAGACAAAATTAGAACTTATGCTGGCGATATGTGGCAAGATAATTTTCCTGAGGCGGATCTACATTTTTACAGTGATATTTTCCATGATTGGACGCCGAAACAATGTACATTTCTTACAGAAAAAAGCTTTGAAAGCCTTAAACCTGGAGGTCGGATTATTATCCATGAAATGCTCTTTGATGATGACAAGACAGGTCCCTATCCAGTGGCTGCCTATAATATATTCATGTTGTTGTGGGCAAAAGGACAACAGTTTTCCGCAAAAGAACTCAACGAGCTGCTGAGAACCGTAGGGTTTATAGATATAAAAGCCCAAAAGACCGGTTTTGGTGACTGGTCTATTATTACAGGGAGAAAACCTGCGTAA
- a CDS encoding citrate/2-methylcitrate synthase: MTKQKFQVRKRDEQFTDRTVTRIWQEEPLPENPYLAEKCRCHGYDILELAKKRSFVDVLFLLFQGELPDPNQAQLLERLMIALVNPGPRHPATRASMNAAVGKANPAHILPTGLAVLSGAYLGGEEVSAAMRFLWKNSKKNTTEHADELLSFSRPDEGDWHVAPGFGSRFSGIDPLPQQLADLLAGFSAAGKVIKWGQKFAAALRPQGMGWLDTGLAAAVFCDLGFHPRSGAGLFQILRAPGILAHGLELANKPKTAMPFLDEEHYVIAEQARKK, from the coding sequence ATGACCAAACAAAAATTCCAGGTGCGCAAAAGAGACGAGCAATTCACCGACCGCACAGTTACCAGGATCTGGCAGGAAGAACCCTTACCGGAAAATCCCTATCTGGCCGAAAAATGCCGATGCCATGGCTATGATATTTTGGAACTGGCAAAAAAACGTTCCTTTGTTGATGTATTGTTTCTCTTGTTTCAGGGAGAGCTGCCGGACCCAAATCAGGCCCAACTCCTTGAACGGTTGATGATCGCACTGGTTAATCCCGGCCCCCGACATCCGGCAACTAGGGCATCCATGAATGCAGCAGTAGGTAAGGCTAACCCAGCCCATATCCTCCCCACCGGCCTGGCCGTGCTAAGTGGAGCATACCTTGGCGGAGAAGAAGTCTCGGCAGCCATGCGATTTTTATGGAAAAATTCTAAAAAAAATACAACGGAACATGCGGATGAATTGTTATCCTTTTCTCGACCTGATGAGGGTGATTGGCATGTAGCGCCGGGTTTTGGAAGCCGGTTCAGTGGTATTGATCCTCTACCGCAACAGCTTGCCGACCTTTTGGCTGGATTTTCCGCAGCGGGTAAGGTTATCAAATGGGGCCAAAAGTTTGCTGCAGCACTTCGTCCGCAAGGGATGGGCTGGCTGGATACCGGTCTTGCTGCCGCAGTATTTTGTGATCTCGGCTTTCATCCCCGGTCCGGGGCAGGGCTCTTTCAAATTCTCCGGGCACCAGGAATTTTGGCACATGGCCTTGAATTGGCAAATAAACCTAAAACCGCTATGCCGTTTTTAGACGAGGAACATTATGTCATTGCAGAACAAGCCCGTAAAAAATGA
- a CDS encoding TonB-dependent receptor: protein MDKITVAIVIFLLLLNYTRGNAKSENENSLISEEEVQAFEDMFGQGPQEEDVYRNDRLLLTATGSLKPVYLAPSVASVITAEDIEKLGATTLDEVLETVPGLHVTPSYVHLDPIYSIRGIHTSLNPQVLVLMNGIPFTKPYNGSRPSGFRLPVSMISRIEVVRGPGSALYGADAFAGTINIITKDRFEVEGMYTGVRISSFDGLDVWGQHGGRYKGWDVGIGIEYWRGGSDDKRIIDADLQTKLDQIFGTNASLAPGPLHTDFENYNLMANFNRKNWTIRLWGWFLNDYEGGTGSAGALGPETRVNNDQILGDITWSDDELTNNLGLTLQLSYLYRKDDVLYQLLPPGSTVAIGADGNLFTSLTAGVTTFTDGMLGEPILIDQQLTFDAITKYDGWNRQNWRIGIGGKIQDETTEEYKNFGPGVLDNDELTVSTDGKLIGPTVNDKDIFMPDQNRTVLYASLQDEWSFAKDWELTAGVRYDHYSDFGNTVNPRIALVWETRYDLTSKLMYGHAFRPPSFAESYLENNPIFLGNPDLDPETIDTYELAFDYSPIHSLRTIVSLFAYDIDGLIDYVADPAPATTETAQNAINQKGQGVEIELEWELTPSFKINTNLAYQRSKDKDTDALVADAPGIQFYLNGNWNFMPDWYLNAQYYWIGDRQRAENDDREEINNYSLVNMMIQRKKITKHINLAVGVRNLLNENIREPTPSDIPYDIPMESRSLYAELIYHF, encoded by the coding sequence ATGGACAAAATAACTGTCGCTATCGTTATTTTCCTCCTCTTATTAAATTATACGCGAGGAAACGCCAAATCAGAGAACGAAAATTCTCTGATAAGCGAGGAAGAAGTTCAGGCCTTTGAAGATATGTTCGGACAGGGCCCCCAGGAAGAGGATGTCTACCGGAATGATCGTCTTTTGCTCACAGCAACGGGTAGCCTGAAGCCTGTCTACCTCGCCCCTTCTGTGGCCTCGGTCATCACAGCGGAGGATATCGAAAAACTTGGTGCCACCACCCTGGATGAGGTACTGGAAACTGTGCCGGGGCTCCATGTGACACCGTCCTATGTCCATCTTGACCCTATCTATTCCATACGCGGCATCCATACCAGCCTGAATCCCCAAGTCTTAGTCTTGATGAACGGCATTCCCTTTACCAAACCATATAACGGTAGCCGTCCATCAGGCTTTCGCCTTCCTGTCTCCATGATATCTCGTATTGAAGTCGTACGAGGACCAGGATCTGCCCTCTACGGTGCTGACGCCTTTGCTGGCACTATTAATATTATCACTAAGGACCGCTTTGAAGTCGAAGGAATGTATACCGGTGTCCGCATCTCTTCCTTTGACGGCCTGGATGTTTGGGGACAACACGGAGGGCGGTACAAAGGCTGGGACGTTGGCATCGGAATAGAGTACTGGCGAGGTGGCAGTGACGATAAACGGATCATAGACGCCGACCTCCAGACAAAGCTGGATCAGATCTTTGGCACCAATGCCTCCTTGGCACCAGGTCCCTTGCATACTGATTTTGAGAATTACAATCTCATGGCGAACTTCAATCGCAAAAACTGGACAATTCGTCTCTGGGGTTGGTTCCTGAATGATTATGAAGGGGGGACCGGCAGTGCAGGGGCCTTAGGGCCAGAAACCAGGGTGAACAACGATCAAATTTTAGGTGATATAACTTGGAGTGATGATGAGCTGACCAATAATCTTGGTCTCACCTTGCAATTGAGCTATCTCTACCGTAAGGATGATGTCCTATACCAACTTCTACCACCCGGATCAACCGTTGCCATCGGTGCTGACGGGAACCTCTTTACCTCACTAACAGCAGGAGTCACGACTTTTACCGATGGTATGCTTGGTGAACCGATTCTTATTGACCAACAGCTGACATTTGATGCTATCACGAAATACGATGGGTGGAACCGGCAGAACTGGCGTATAGGCATTGGAGGAAAAATACAGGATGAAACAACTGAAGAGTACAAAAATTTCGGTCCGGGCGTTCTAGACAACGATGAGCTCACCGTGAGTACGGATGGAAAATTAATAGGACCAACAGTAAATGATAAGGACATATTTATGCCCGATCAAAACCGTACGGTTCTCTATGCCTCTCTCCAGGATGAATGGTCTTTTGCTAAAGACTGGGAGCTTACTGCCGGAGTACGTTACGATCATTACAGTGATTTCGGAAATACGGTTAATCCGCGCATCGCTCTGGTCTGGGAAACACGCTACGATCTGACCAGCAAGCTTATGTACGGCCATGCATTTCGCCCCCCTTCTTTCGCGGAAAGTTACTTGGAAAACAATCCAATCTTTTTGGGTAATCCTGATCTTGATCCTGAAACCATTGACACCTATGAGCTTGCCTTTGACTACAGCCCCATCCATTCTCTGAGAACAATTGTAAGCCTCTTTGCCTATGATATTGACGGGCTCATTGATTACGTTGCCGACCCAGCTCCGGCTACCACCGAAACTGCACAAAACGCTATCAATCAAAAGGGACAGGGGGTTGAGATCGAGCTGGAATGGGAATTAACTCCCTCCTTCAAGATAAATACTAATTTAGCCTATCAACGGTCCAAGGATAAAGATACAGATGCCCTTGTCGCCGATGCACCAGGGATTCAGTTCTATCTCAACGGAAACTGGAATTTTATGCCGGATTGGTATCTCAATGCCCAATATTATTGGATTGGCGACCGCCAAAGAGCGGAAAATGACGACCGGGAGGAAATCAATAATTATAGTCTCGTTAACATGATGATACAAAGAAAAAAAATCACCAAACACATCAACTTAGCAGTTGGGGTTCGTAATCTCCTCAATGAAAATATTCGCGAACCGACTCCATCGGATATTCCCTATGACATACCGATGGAGAGCAGGTCTCTTTATGCAGAGTTGATATATCATTTTTGA